A genomic stretch from Onychostoma macrolepis isolate SWU-2019 chromosome 02, ASM1243209v1, whole genome shotgun sequence includes:
- the mrpl34 gene encoding 39S ribosomal protein L34, mitochondrial, producing the protein MNTLRTTFLCFSGARSLCRSNGPHSTVFSCSHLCSISSLVLSRTGTEQKPVLQGTLTTKAEGACVFQQPLWHYQQVRTVKRGTEYQPKNIKRKRTHGWIKRISTPGGIEVILRRMLKGRKSLTH; encoded by the exons ATGAACACGTTACGAACAACATTTTTGTGCTTTTCGGGGGCACGGAGTTTGTGTCG GAGTAATGGCCCTCACTCTACCGTATTCAGCTGCAGTCACCTATGCTCGATCAGTTCCTTGGTTCTGTCAAGGACAGGAACTGAGCAGAAACCTGTCCTGCAAGGAACCCTGACCACCAAAGCAGAGGGAGCTTGTGTTTTCCAGCAGCCACTCTGGCACTATCAACAAGTCCGCACAGTCAAACGTGGGACAGAATATCAACCGAAGAACATCAAACGAAAGAGGACCCATGGGTGGATCAAAAGAATTAGCACTCCAGGTGGGATCGAAGTAATCCTGCGCCGAATGCTCAAAGGACGAAAGTCCCTCACGCATTGA